One segment of Panicum virgatum strain AP13 chromosome 1K, P.virgatum_v5, whole genome shotgun sequence DNA contains the following:
- the LOC120654495 gene encoding NDR1/HIN1-like protein 6, with protein MMARLEPIHKDEVRVDLEAGRRSPPPAPATPPTAAANEPSRNNKNKKTTRTRCGCCCRRLACCFLLVAAVAAALYLALDPKLPRYTVDALTVTAFGMDDDLTACARFDASVRFENPNRAIGIHYEDGSSLSVWFRGYRLSEGALPAFYQGPRGGAATVRVAMGEARLRGTGVVEAMRHVNGAGGVELPLVFRGEVPVRVRVGPVTTARVTPRVRCDLVLDRLATEGSVRVRNMDCKFSLKLW; from the coding sequence ATGATGGCACGGCTGGAGCCGATCCACAAGGACGAGGTGCGCGTGGACCTCGAGGCCGGCCgtcgctccccgccgccggcgccggcgacaccacCCACCGCGGCGGCGAACGAACCCTCACGCAACAATAAGAATAAGAAGACGACGCGGAcgcgctgcggctgctgctgccgccggctgGCCTGCTGCTTCCTCCTCGTcgcggcggtcgccgccgcgctgtACCTGGCGCTGGACCCGAAGCTGCCCCGGTACACGGTGGACGCGCTCACCGTCACGGCCTTCGGCATGGACGACGACCTGACGGCGTGCGCCCGGTTCGACGCGTCGGTGCGGTTCGAGAACCCGAACCGCGCCATCGGGATCCACTACGAGGACGGGTCCAGCCTCTCGGTGTGGTTCCGCGGGTACCGCCTCTCCGagggcgcgctcccggcgttctACCAgggcccccgcggcggcgcggcgacggtgCGCGTCGCCATGGGCGAGGCGCGGCTGCGGGGCACGGGCGTCGTGGAGGCGATGCGGCACGTCAacggggccggcggcgtggagctgCCGCTCGTGTTCCGCGGCGAGGTGCCCGTGCGGGTCAGGGTCGGCCCCGTCACGACGGCGAGGGTCACGCCCAGGGTGCGGTGCGACCTCGTGCTGGACAGGCTCGCCACCGAGGGCAGCGTCCGGGTCAGGAACATGGACTGCAAGTTCAGCTTGAAGCTCTGGTGA